The DNA sequence ACTCTTAATATTTAGAACTCAGGAAAGGATAAAGTTATGAAAACCAGCATTTCTCGTCGAATCCTCCAAATTGCGGCTGCCGCAACTTGTTTTGTAATGCTTTTTGCCACCGTGCTTTCTGCCAAGGCAAAAGCCAAGGCGAAATCTGAACCAAATGCCCCCGCAATTGCTGTAGCAGCAGAACCGAATAAACCCGCCGAAACAGCCGCTGACAGTGTTGCCGTGACCGTCAATGGCGTTGCTATTAACGAAAGCAAGATAGATGCCCAGCTCCAGCCGCAGCTCCAGAAAATAGGCACGCAGCTGCCTGAGCAATACAAAAAACAACTCAGACGGCAGATCCTTGAGAAAATGATCATCGAACAGCTGCTGGATGAAAAAGTAAAAGCAGCCAAAATAACAATCTCCGAAGAAGAAGTAATGGAACGTATCAAAGAAATATCCTCGCAGCAGCAGCCGCCGTTATCACTCGAAGATTTCAAGACCATGGTAGAGGCCTACGGTCAAAGTTTCGACGATGTAAAACTCCGAATCCAGAAAGGGCTTGCCTATCAGAAGTTTATGGAAGCCCAGTGGGCCGGAAAGATAGACGTTCCGGAAGGCGATGCCCAAAAGTATTATGATGAAAATAAAACCAATTTTGAAACGCCCGAACAGATCCGTGCAAGTCATATCCTCGTAAAACCTGTTACCGGTGACCCCAATACCGACCCGAACCAGGCAAAAGCAAAAGCCAAGGCGAAAACCGAGGGTTTACTTAAACAAATCAAAGGCGGAGCTGATTTTGCCGAATTAGCCAAGGTCAATTCGGACGATACATATTCGGCGGTACAAGGAGGCGACTTGGGCTTCTTCGGTAGAAGCCAAATGGTTCCTGCTTTTGAAAAAGCAGCTTTCGCACTGAAACCCGGACAGGTCAGCGA is a window from the Phycisphaerae bacterium genome containing:
- a CDS encoding peptidylprolyl isomerase, which translates into the protein MKTSISRRILQIAAAATCFVMLFATVLSAKAKAKAKSEPNAPAIAVAAEPNKPAETAADSVAVTVNGVAINESKIDAQLQPQLQKIGTQLPEQYKKQLRRQILEKMIIEQLLDEKVKAAKITISEEEVMERIKEISSQQQPPLSLEDFKTMVEAYGQSFDDVKLRIQKGLAYQKFMEAQWAGKIDVPEGDAQKYYDENKTNFETPEQIRASHILVKPVTGDPNTDPNQAKAKAKAKTEGLLKQIKGGADFAELAKVNSDDTYSAVQGGDLGFFGRSQMVPAFEKAAFALKPGQVSDIVETQFGYHIIKLTEHKDANTIPFDEAEKDIVEMLTQTKKAEFAEKYIESLKADAKIVYPPGKEPNTPAFSPAAAPSRPDSSKPATEPEEKTSGKKKTSAK